A part of Candidatus Deferrimicrobium borealis genomic DNA contains:
- a CDS encoding chalcone isomerase family protein, whose protein sequence is MRILAFALSFLLLSSQAFALDVAGVNVAPTVSAGQKTLSLNGAGIRTKLFFKVYVGSLYTERKVTTPAQLLADPGEKLLRMNFVYKKVDKGDIVKAFAEGLEKNSPDVARSAEAKAFLSWFTADFVAGDTVDISLSPDGTVAASHNGKALGTVRSPALVQGVLLIWFGEKPADGDLKKGMLGNG, encoded by the coding sequence ATGAGAATACTCGCCTTTGCGCTGTCGTTCCTGCTGCTGTCGTCGCAAGCCTTCGCGCTGGACGTTGCCGGGGTGAACGTCGCCCCGACGGTTTCCGCCGGCCAGAAGACGCTTTCGCTGAACGGTGCGGGCATCCGGACGAAACTCTTCTTCAAGGTGTACGTCGGGTCGCTCTACACGGAGCGGAAGGTGACGACCCCCGCGCAGCTCCTCGCCGACCCAGGCGAGAAGCTCCTCCGGATGAATTTCGTGTACAAGAAGGTGGACAAGGGGGATATCGTCAAGGCGTTCGCCGAGGGTCTCGAAAAGAATTCCCCCGACGTCGCGCGCTCCGCGGAGGCGAAGGCGTTCCTCTCCTGGTTCACGGCCGACTTCGTCGCGGGCGACACGGTCGACATCTCCCTATCTCCCGACGGCACGGTGGCCGCGTCGCACAACGGGAAGGCTCTCGGGACGGTCCGGTCCCCGGCGCTCGTCCAGGGGGTGCTCCTCATCTGGTTCGGGGAGAAGCCGGCCGACGGGGACCTGAAGAAGGGGATGCTGGGGAACGGGTAG
- a CDS encoding sigma-70 family RNA polymerase sigma factor, with product MLLFREGSREAFEELFSRHHRAVVRFAWRMTGDPSAAEEAAQEIFLRIARAAPTYHPTAKFTTWMYTVARRTTLNYLRDTKEDGEKVPILSAGEAEDGVFPVQLPGPDDRNPEQVVWEAQLTERFRAALGELPEGHRAAFVLNRGDGLSYEEVAQVLGVTVQAVKTRIFRAREMLLSRLSKDLSA from the coding sequence ATGCTCCTCTTCCGGGAGGGGAGCAGGGAGGCGTTCGAGGAGCTCTTTTCCCGCCATCACCGCGCCGTGGTCCGGTTCGCCTGGCGGATGACGGGGGATCCCTCGGCCGCGGAAGAGGCGGCCCAGGAGATCTTCCTTCGGATCGCCCGGGCCGCGCCCACGTACCACCCCACCGCGAAATTCACCACGTGGATGTACACCGTCGCCCGCCGGACCACCCTCAATTACCTGCGGGACACGAAAGAGGACGGGGAGAAGGTCCCGATCCTTTCGGCAGGGGAGGCGGAGGACGGCGTCTTTCCGGTGCAGCTGCCGGGGCCGGACGACCGGAACCCGGAGCAGGTCGTCTGGGAGGCGCAGCTCACGGAACGTTTCCGGGCCGCCCTCGGGGAACTCCCGGAGGGGCACCGCGCGGCGTTCGTCCTCAACCGGGGGGACGGGCTCTCCTACGAGGAGGTGGCGCAGGTCCTCGGGGTCACGGTGCAGGCGGTGAAGACGCGCATCTTCCGGGCCCGTGAGATGCTCCTGTCGCGGCTGTCGAAAGACCTTTCGGCGTGA
- a CDS encoding acetyl-CoA C-acyltransferase, translating to MAKAYIIASVRTAVGRAYKGSLKDTRPDDLGAAAIRGALDRVPNLDPARIDDVILGCAMPEAEQGMNVARICALKAGVPDGVPAMTINRFCSSGLQAIAMAAERILAGFADVVVAGGTESMTMVPMGGNKPSFNPDLIENRPEVYLPMGLTAEEVARRYKVTREDQDQFAYHSHRKALAAIRDGKFREEIVPVSTVLFQQKDGGALLRKEIVYETDDGPRADTTVEALSKLKPAFDAKGTVTAGNSSQMSDGAAVAIVVSEKMLKELGVEPMARFLGFAVAGVAPEVMGIGPIAAIPKLMKRLRVKLNRIDLVELNEAFAAQSLPVIRELSLDPDRVNVNGGAIALGHPLGCTGANLTAKLLHEMKRRNAALGLVSMCIGGGMGAAGLFERA from the coding sequence ATGGCGAAGGCATATATCATCGCGTCGGTGCGCACGGCGGTGGGCAGGGCGTACAAGGGAAGCCTGAAGGACACCCGCCCGGACGACCTCGGCGCCGCGGCGATCCGCGGGGCGCTGGACCGCGTGCCGAACCTCGACCCGGCGCGGATCGACGACGTGATCCTCGGCTGCGCGATGCCCGAGGCGGAGCAGGGGATGAACGTCGCCCGCATCTGCGCCCTGAAGGCGGGGGTGCCCGACGGCGTCCCCGCGATGACGATCAACCGGTTCTGCTCCTCGGGACTGCAGGCGATCGCGATGGCGGCGGAGCGGATCCTCGCGGGATTCGCCGACGTGGTCGTGGCCGGCGGCACCGAGTCGATGACGATGGTCCCCATGGGCGGCAACAAGCCTTCCTTCAACCCGGACCTGATCGAAAACCGCCCGGAGGTCTATCTGCCGATGGGGCTGACGGCCGAGGAGGTCGCCCGCCGGTACAAGGTGACGCGGGAGGACCAGGACCAGTTCGCCTACCACAGCCATCGCAAGGCGCTCGCGGCGATCCGGGACGGCAAGTTCCGGGAGGAGATCGTCCCGGTGAGCACGGTGCTGTTCCAGCAGAAGGACGGCGGCGCGCTCCTCCGCAAGGAGATCGTCTACGAGACGGATGACGGCCCACGCGCCGACACGACGGTCGAGGCGCTGTCGAAGCTCAAGCCCGCCTTCGACGCGAAGGGGACGGTGACGGCGGGGAACTCCTCCCAGATGAGCGACGGCGCGGCCGTCGCGATCGTCGTCTCGGAAAAGATGCTGAAGGAGCTCGGCGTGGAGCCGATGGCGCGCTTCCTCGGGTTCGCCGTCGCCGGCGTGGCCCCCGAGGTGATGGGGATCGGCCCGATCGCGGCGATCCCGAAGCTCATGAAGCGGCTGCGGGTGAAGCTCAACCGCATCGACCTGGTCGAGCTGAACGAGGCGTTCGCCGCGCAGTCCCTCCCCGTGATCCGGGAGCTGTCGCTGGACCCCGACAGGGTGAACGTGAACGGCGGCGCGATCGCTCTCGGCCACCCGCTCGGGTGTACCGGGGCCAATCTCACCGCCAAGCTGCTCCACGAGATGAAGCGCCGCAACGCGGCCCTTGGCCTCGTCTCGATGTGCATCGGCGGCGGGATGGGGGCCGCGGGGCTCTTCGAGCGCGCGTAA
- a CDS encoding sigma 54-interacting transcriptional regulator has product MHGAPSGGALEGERKLAAILNSLGDAVITVDRDHRISHFNRAASRLVGIPAEEAEGKDCREVLRASFGPAQHDCPMGELGEGGKPRVDVEGTLVRADGRIVPVSASWAFFTSESGEVHGFVISFRSFEEIERIAEERKSKFPFRDIVGKTPRIRRIFDLVEMVKDSDSTVLITGESGTGKGLFARAIHELSPRREKPFVKVNAAALTETLLESELFGHVKGAFTGAVADKMGRFEAADGGTIFLDEIGEISPALQVKLLHVLQDHEFERVGSSRTQRADVRVIAATNRELKEEMRAGRFREDLFYRLNVIPLVVPPLRERREDIPLLVDHVLKSLRKRGLDRVRAVSPEAMRRLMEYPWPGNVRELENVLERGAVCSRGAVLGMEDIADEVREHGRARPSVPPAAPPAVLLATREDAPPRPTDDAPTGERGLLLRALEENRWNKGAAAAKLGIDRSTLWRKMKRLGIA; this is encoded by the coding sequence TTGCACGGTGCGCCCTCCGGCGGCGCGCTCGAAGGGGAACGGAAGCTCGCGGCGATCCTGAACAGCCTGGGCGATGCGGTCATCACCGTCGACCGCGACCACCGGATCTCGCACTTCAACCGGGCGGCTTCGCGGCTGGTCGGGATCCCCGCGGAGGAGGCGGAGGGAAAGGATTGCCGCGAGGTGCTCCGCGCCTCCTTCGGCCCCGCGCAGCACGACTGCCCGATGGGGGAGCTCGGCGAGGGGGGAAAGCCCCGCGTCGACGTCGAGGGGACCCTCGTCCGCGCGGACGGCCGCATCGTTCCCGTGTCCGCGAGCTGGGCGTTCTTCACGAGCGAATCGGGCGAGGTCCACGGCTTCGTCATCTCCTTTCGCAGCTTCGAGGAGATCGAGCGGATCGCCGAGGAGAGGAAGTCGAAATTCCCGTTCCGCGACATCGTCGGAAAGACGCCGCGGATCCGGCGGATCTTCGACCTCGTCGAGATGGTGAAGGACTCGGATTCCACCGTGCTGATCACCGGGGAAAGCGGGACCGGGAAAGGGCTGTTCGCCCGAGCGATCCACGAGCTGTCGCCCCGCAGAGAGAAACCGTTCGTCAAGGTGAACGCGGCGGCCCTCACGGAAACGCTCCTGGAATCCGAGCTGTTCGGCCACGTGAAGGGGGCCTTCACGGGCGCCGTGGCGGACAAGATGGGGCGGTTCGAGGCGGCCGACGGCGGGACGATCTTTCTCGACGAGATCGGAGAGATCTCCCCGGCCCTCCAGGTGAAGCTGCTTCATGTCCTCCAGGACCACGAGTTCGAGCGCGTCGGAAGCAGCAGGACGCAGCGGGCGGACGTCCGCGTGATCGCCGCCACGAACCGGGAGCTGAAGGAAGAGATGCGCGCCGGGCGATTCCGGGAGGATCTCTTCTACCGGCTGAACGTCATCCCCCTCGTCGTCCCGCCGCTGCGCGAACGCCGGGAGGACATCCCCCTGCTGGTCGATCACGTCCTGAAGTCTCTCCGGAAGCGTGGGCTCGACCGGGTGCGCGCCGTCTCCCCCGAGGCGATGCGCCGCCTGATGGAGTACCCGTGGCCCGGAAACGTGCGGGAGCTGGAGAACGTGCTGGAGCGTGGGGCCGTCTGTTCCCGGGGTGCGGTGCTCGGGATGGAGGACATCGCGGACGAGGTGCGGGAGCATGGCCGAGCCCGTCCTTCGGTGCCGCCCGCCGCTCCCCCCGCGGTCCTCCTTGCGACCCGGGAAGACGCTCCTCCCCGACCGACGGACGATGCCCCCACGGGGGAGAGGGGCCTCCTGCTTCGCGCGCTTGAGGAGAACCGGTGGAACAAGGGAGCGGCCGCGGCGAAGCTGGGGATCGACCGCTCGACCCTCTGGCGGAAGATGAAACGCCTCGGCATCGCCTGA
- a CDS encoding O-acetylhomoserine aminocarboxypropyltransferase/cysteine synthase, which translates to MSSTFKPETIALHGGQKPDPATNARAVPIYQTTSYVFNDTAHAARLFGLQEFGNIYTRIMNPTTDVFEQRVAQLEGGTGALATASGQAAETLALLNIARAGDEILSSASLYGGTYNLFSNTFPRMGIGVKFVDPKNPESFRKALTKKTKAIFAETVGNPKLDTLDFAAVSKVAHDAGIPLVVDNTMPTPFLMRPFDHGADIIIHSATKFIGGHGTSIGGIVVDSGKFDWGNGNFPDFTEPDPSYHGLKFWEVFGNFPGLGNVAFIIKLRVTLLRDLGPALSPFNAFQFLQGLETLPLRMERHSANALAVARFLEKHPNVSWVNYPGLATHPSYALAKKYHHRDLYGAILGFGIKGGMEAGKKFIDHLKLFSHLANIGDAKSLVIHPASTTHQQLTSEERLATGVTDDFVRLSVGIENIDDITGDLDQALRKS; encoded by the coding sequence ATGTCCTCCACGTTCAAGCCGGAAACGATCGCCCTGCATGGGGGGCAGAAACCCGACCCGGCGACCAACGCCCGGGCGGTGCCGATCTACCAGACCACCTCCTACGTCTTCAACGACACGGCGCACGCGGCGAGGCTTTTCGGACTGCAGGAGTTCGGGAATATCTACACCCGGATCATGAACCCGACGACCGACGTGTTCGAGCAACGGGTCGCGCAGCTCGAGGGGGGGACCGGGGCGCTCGCGACGGCTTCCGGCCAGGCGGCGGAGACGCTTGCGCTGCTGAACATCGCCCGCGCCGGGGACGAGATCCTCTCTTCGGCCTCCCTCTACGGGGGGACGTACAACCTCTTTTCCAACACCTTCCCGAGGATGGGGATCGGGGTGAAGTTCGTCGACCCGAAGAACCCGGAAAGCTTCCGGAAGGCGCTCACGAAGAAGACGAAGGCGATCTTCGCCGAAACGGTGGGGAACCCCAAGCTCGACACGCTCGACTTCGCCGCGGTCTCGAAGGTCGCGCACGACGCGGGGATCCCGCTGGTTGTCGACAACACGATGCCCACCCCCTTCCTGATGCGCCCCTTCGACCACGGGGCGGACATCATCATCCACTCCGCCACCAAGTTCATCGGCGGCCACGGGACCTCGATCGGCGGCATCGTCGTCGACTCCGGGAAGTTCGACTGGGGGAACGGGAACTTCCCCGATTTCACCGAGCCCGACCCGTCGTACCACGGGCTGAAGTTCTGGGAGGTCTTCGGGAATTTCCCGGGGCTGGGGAACGTCGCCTTCATCATCAAGCTTCGCGTCACGCTGCTGCGGGACCTGGGGCCCGCCCTGTCGCCGTTCAACGCGTTCCAGTTCCTGCAGGGGCTGGAGACGCTTCCCCTTCGGATGGAGCGGCACAGCGCGAACGCCCTGGCCGTGGCCCGCTTTCTCGAGAAACACCCCAACGTCTCCTGGGTCAACTACCCCGGATTGGCGACCCACCCCTCGTACGCCCTGGCGAAGAAGTACCACCACCGCGATCTGTACGGTGCGATCCTGGGGTTCGGCATCAAGGGGGGGATGGAGGCGGGGAAGAAGTTCATCGATCACCTAAAGCTCTTCTCCCACCTGGCGAACATCGGGGACGCGAAGAGCCTCGTGATCCACCCGGCGTCCACGACGCACCAGCAGCTCACGTCGGAGGAGCGGCTGGCCACCGGCGTCACGGACGACTTCGTCCGCCTCTCGGTCGGGATCGAAAACATCGACGACATCACCGGGGACCTGGACCAGGCGCTTCGCAAGAGTTGA
- a CDS encoding DUF3106 domain-containing protein translates to MTLRACRSARTIVFAVFLSSFGILLSLPGTAFADVLARAAGEEAAESIAPDRPRWGPIPPERLERWRAMSPEERERIRERYRRWKELSPEQQARIMERKRRWRELPEEQRSYLRDRREMMKDAGPEDRAVVRKFFDRMHSLPPDARSAARQKIWEWRSLPQGEREEAMRSWPFYRELSEPERETLRWFLFARPGERPPRG, encoded by the coding sequence ATGACCCTGCGGGCCTGCCGTTCCGCGAGAACGATCGTATTTGCCGTTTTCCTGTCCTCGTTCGGGATCCTTCTCTCGTTGCCCGGAACCGCTTTCGCGGACGTTCTCGCGCGTGCAGCGGGGGAGGAAGCTGCGGAATCGATCGCGCCGGATCGCCCCCGGTGGGGACCCATTCCTCCCGAACGTCTCGAACGGTGGCGGGCGATGTCCCCCGAGGAGCGCGAGCGGATCCGGGAGCGGTACCGCCGGTGGAAGGAGCTGTCACCGGAACAGCAAGCCCGGATCATGGAGCGGAAGCGTCGATGGCGGGAGCTCCCCGAGGAGCAGCGGAGCTACCTGAGAGACCGACGGGAGATGATGAAAGACGCCGGGCCGGAAGATCGCGCCGTCGTGCGCAAGTTCTTCGACCGGATGCACTCCCTTCCGCCGGACGCGCGCAGCGCGGCAAGGCAGAAGATCTGGGAGTGGCGTTCTCTCCCGCAGGGGGAGCGCGAGGAGGCGATGCGCTCCTGGCCCTTCTACCGCGAGCTTTCCGAGCCGGAACGCGAAACCCTCCGGTGGTTCCTGTTCGCGCGGCCCGGGGAGCGGCCCCCCCGTGGGTAG
- a CDS encoding DUF2892 domain-containing protein, translating to MNVERWIRVIAGTFVLVSLGLGWYVSPWFLLFTVFVGLNLFQSGWTNWCLMEKILIKLGVPER from the coding sequence ATGAACGTCGAACGGTGGATCCGGGTGATCGCTGGGACCTTCGTGCTGGTGAGCCTCGGGCTGGGGTGGTATGTTTCTCCCTGGTTCCTGCTGTTCACCGTCTTCGTGGGGCTCAACCTGTTCCAGTCGGGGTGGACGAACTGGTGCCTGATGGAGAAGATCCTGATCAAATTGGGCGTGCCCGAGAGATAG
- a CDS encoding zf-HC2 domain-containing protein, giving the protein MGCRDIRESISACVDGEASPGEAAAVREHLASCERCRVLERQMRAVGAGVRQVRGPVPDRFREGVFARLESEGALPKRKKVASTAWRWAAVPLAAAAALGFFLLTSREGIRGPESPGPATARIETSSPPASSPQGNGSALSAEDREMLAMLDLLEDPEAFDANDDAEGMELLAPGNPADSPNPPRGGRSGV; this is encoded by the coding sequence ATGGGGTGCCGCGACATCCGGGAATCGATCAGCGCCTGCGTGGACGGCGAAGCGTCGCCCGGGGAGGCGGCAGCGGTGCGCGAGCACCTCGCTTCCTGCGAGCGTTGCCGCGTGCTGGAGCGGCAGATGCGTGCGGTGGGGGCGGGGGTCCGGCAGGTCCGTGGACCGGTGCCGGACCGGTTCCGAGAGGGGGTCTTTGCCCGTCTCGAATCCGAGGGGGCGCTCCCGAAGCGGAAGAAGGTCGCTTCCACGGCATGGCGTTGGGCGGCGGTTCCGTTGGCCGCGGCGGCGGCGTTGGGGTTCTTCCTCCTCACTTCACGGGAGGGGATCCGGGGGCCTGAATCTCCGGGTCCCGCCACGGCCCGGATCGAGACATCCTCCCCTCCCGCTTCGTCCCCTCAAGGGAATGGGTCGGCACTCTCGGCCGAGGACCGGGAGATGCTCGCCATGCTCGATCTCCTGGAAGACCCGGAAGCATTCGATGCGAACGACGACGCGGAGGGGATGGAACTGCTCGCCCCGGGAAACCCCGCGGATTCCCCGAACCCTCCCCGGGGAGGAAGGAGCGGCGTATGA
- a CDS encoding acyl-CoA dehydrogenase family protein, producing the protein MTTGEKILHGGGYLIEDATAGSVFTPEDFSDEQRQLADTTDQFLREKVLPNVEKLENHDFDLMVKLLRQFGELGLLMIDAPEEYGGLDLSKTTSMLAAEKASIYGGFSVAYTAHSGIGTLPLVYYGTKEQKERYLGKIITGEWLAAYCLTEPDSGSDALGAKATATLTPDGKHYLLNGTKQFTTNGSFADLYTVFAKIDRLHFTAFLVERTFEGVTPGPQEKKLGIRGSSTTSLILEDAKVPVENVLGEIGKGHKIAFNVLNVGRLKLGACVTGGGKFAFAEGVRYANLRKQFGVTIGTFGAIREKIADSAAALFASEALVYRVAGMIDDRLAAVPKGIPDYYDAYQRGIEDYSIECAVAKVFCSDVLALVVDEVVQIFGGYGYTQEYPAERFYRDERINRIFEGTNEINRMLIPGTLLRRAMKGEIPLQEEVMKAVGRLSAAAGEAPAGPFGAEKALLRNLKDAFLVLAGAAVQRFGGKVKDEQETLIALADVAIGVLAIESAVLRAEKIAASGNVSRAELAAAAVKAFAFPASEAAVSAARRAAFYVGEGNTLQMLLSGIRRATRYDASGLLEAKRKLAAAALESERYPF; encoded by the coding sequence ATGACGACCGGAGAGAAGATTCTGCACGGCGGCGGGTACCTGATCGAGGACGCAACCGCGGGGAGCGTGTTCACCCCCGAGGATTTCAGCGACGAGCAGCGTCAGCTTGCCGACACCACGGACCAGTTCCTCCGTGAAAAGGTCCTCCCCAACGTGGAAAAGCTGGAGAACCACGACTTCGACCTGATGGTCAAGCTCCTGCGTCAGTTCGGGGAACTGGGCCTCCTGATGATCGACGCCCCCGAGGAGTACGGGGGGCTGGATCTGTCGAAAACCACGAGCATGCTGGCGGCGGAGAAGGCGTCCATCTACGGCGGCTTCTCCGTGGCGTACACGGCGCACTCGGGGATCGGCACCCTCCCCCTCGTCTACTACGGGACGAAGGAGCAGAAGGAGAGGTACCTCGGGAAGATCATCACGGGCGAGTGGCTGGCCGCCTACTGCCTCACGGAGCCCGACTCCGGGAGCGACGCCCTCGGCGCCAAGGCGACCGCCACCCTCACGCCGGACGGGAAGCACTACCTCCTGAACGGCACCAAGCAGTTCACCACGAACGGGAGCTTCGCCGACCTCTACACGGTCTTCGCCAAGATCGACCGGCTGCATTTCACGGCGTTCCTGGTCGAGCGGACCTTCGAGGGTGTGACGCCCGGCCCGCAGGAGAAAAAACTCGGGATCCGCGGCTCCTCGACGACCTCGCTGATTCTCGAGGACGCGAAGGTCCCCGTGGAAAACGTGCTCGGCGAGATCGGCAAGGGGCACAAGATCGCCTTCAACGTGCTGAACGTCGGGCGCCTGAAGCTCGGCGCCTGCGTCACCGGCGGCGGAAAATTCGCTTTCGCGGAGGGGGTGCGGTACGCGAACCTGCGCAAGCAGTTCGGCGTCACCATCGGGACGTTCGGCGCCATCCGGGAGAAGATCGCCGATTCCGCGGCGGCGCTGTTCGCCTCCGAGGCCCTGGTGTATCGCGTGGCCGGGATGATCGACGACCGCCTGGCGGCCGTCCCGAAGGGGATCCCCGACTACTACGACGCGTACCAGCGCGGGATCGAGGATTACTCCATCGAGTGCGCCGTCGCGAAGGTCTTCTGCAGCGACGTCCTCGCACTGGTGGTCGACGAGGTCGTCCAGATCTTCGGCGGGTACGGCTATACGCAGGAGTACCCCGCGGAGCGCTTTTACCGCGACGAGCGGATCAACCGGATCTTCGAGGGGACGAACGAGATCAACCGGATGCTCATCCCCGGGACGCTTCTGCGTCGGGCGATGAAGGGGGAGATCCCCCTGCAGGAAGAGGTGATGAAGGCGGTGGGACGCCTCTCCGCCGCCGCGGGGGAAGCGCCGGCCGGGCCGTTCGGCGCGGAAAAGGCGCTGCTGCGCAACCTGAAGGACGCCTTCCTCGTGCTGGCGGGCGCGGCCGTGCAGCGGTTCGGGGGGAAGGTCAAGGACGAGCAGGAAACGCTGATCGCCCTCGCGGACGTGGCGATCGGCGTCCTCGCGATCGAAAGCGCGGTGCTGCGGGCGGAGAAGATCGCCGCCTCCGGGAACGTCTCCCGCGCGGAGCTCGCCGCCGCGGCCGTCAAGGCCTTCGCGTTCCCGGCGTCCGAGGCGGCCGTCAGCGCCGCTCGGCGCGCGGCGTTCTACGTCGGCGAGGGGAACACGCTGCAGATGCTCCTCTCCGGGATCCGGCGGGCGACCCGGTACGACGCCTCCGGCCTTCTCGAAGCGAAGCGTAAGCTGGCCGCCGCCGCCCTCGAATCGGAGCGCTACCCGTTCTGA
- a CDS encoding zinc ribbon domain-containing protein, translating into MPLYEYRCEKCAQQYESYKRLSEEKKDETCPACGGRAVKMGISLFTAKGTSPAGGSSCGIGPRRSPFG; encoded by the coding sequence ATGCCGCTCTACGAATACCGTTGTGAAAAGTGCGCCCAGCAGTACGAGTCGTACAAGCGGCTGAGCGAGGAGAAGAAAGACGAGACGTGCCCCGCGTGCGGCGGCCGCGCGGTGAAGATGGGGATCTCCCTGTTCACCGCGAAGGGGACCTCGCCCGCGGGAGGCTCCTCCTGCGGGATCGGTCCGCGCCGTTCGCCGTTCGGGTGA
- the tadA gene encoding tRNA adenosine(34) deaminase TadA, giving the protein MRAALREAGKGAAAGEIPVGAVVISPEGEILARAYNRCVAANDPTAHAEILALRSAARRIGNYRLTGCRLVVTLEPCPMCAGAAVVARVAEILYGTPDPKGGAVSTLYRIASDPRLNHRAAVTPGVLAEECAALLTSFFRSRRSASPR; this is encoded by the coding sequence ATGCGCGCCGCCCTCCGGGAAGCGGGAAAGGGTGCCGCCGCCGGCGAGATCCCGGTGGGCGCGGTCGTGATCTCTCCGGAAGGGGAGATCCTCGCGCGGGCGTACAACCGGTGCGTCGCCGCGAACGACCCCACCGCGCACGCAGAAATCCTCGCCTTGCGCAGCGCGGCGCGCAGAATCGGCAACTACCGGCTGACCGGCTGCCGCCTCGTCGTGACGCTCGAGCCGTGTCCGATGTGCGCCGGCGCCGCGGTTGTCGCGCGGGTGGCGGAGATCCTCTACGGTACGCCCGACCCGAAGGGGGGCGCCGTCTCCACCCTCTATCGCATCGCGTCCGATCCGCGCCTCAACCACCGCGCCGCCGTCACGCCCGGCGTTCTCGCGGAGGAGTGCGCGGCCCTCCTCACGTCCTTCTTCCGCTCGCGCCGCTCCGCTTCGCCGCGATGA
- the folE gene encoding GTP cyclohydrolase I FolE, giving the protein MQDIIRDLLIKIGEDPDREGLKKTPERFENSIAFLTQGYQQDPREVLRSAIFHEQYDEMVTVKDIDIFSMCEHHMLPFFGKCHVAYMPRRHIVGLSKIARVVELYARRLQVQERLTQEIATALMDTLQPHGVAVVVEAFHLCMMMRGVEKTNAKAVTSAMLGVFRTRESTRMEFLELIKPNLNIVR; this is encoded by the coding sequence ATGCAGGATATCATCCGCGACCTTCTGATCAAGATCGGCGAGGACCCCGACCGCGAGGGGCTCAAGAAAACCCCGGAGCGGTTCGAGAATTCGATCGCGTTCCTGACGCAGGGGTACCAGCAGGACCCGCGCGAGGTGCTGCGGAGCGCCATCTTCCACGAGCAGTACGACGAGATGGTGACCGTCAAGGACATCGACATCTTCTCGATGTGCGAGCACCACATGCTGCCGTTCTTCGGGAAGTGCCACGTGGCGTACATGCCGCGCAGGCACATCGTCGGGCTGTCGAAGATCGCCCGCGTCGTCGAGCTCTACGCCCGCCGGCTGCAGGTCCAGGAGCGGCTGACGCAGGAGATCGCGACCGCCCTCATGGACACGCTCCAGCCGCACGGCGTGGCGGTGGTCGTCGAGGCGTTTCACCTGTGCATGATGATGCGCGGCGTGGAGAAGACGAACGCCAAGGCGGTCACCTCGGCGATGCTGGGGGTGTTCCGCACCCGGGAGTCGACGCGGATGGAGTTCCTGGAGTTGATAAAACCAAACCTGAACATTGTGCGCTAG
- a CDS encoding ferritin family protein has protein sequence MKKGPSRAKDSVVMKGLKQALRNEIDGVVFYRMAAGSARRDAVRQMFRFLMEEEERHREAIVNQMQRLAEGKAMKFERGASAKKALAKFKSPLFTDDLVKEGRQVEGEVAALSIGMTLEKRAIAQFTALRKTAAGDARAEKVFSDLVAWEQDHLDVLTRQYDQMREMYWEEARFWPF, from the coding sequence ATGAAAAAGGGTCCGTCGCGAGCGAAGGACAGCGTCGTCATGAAGGGGCTGAAGCAGGCGCTCCGCAACGAGATCGACGGCGTGGTGTTCTACCGGATGGCGGCGGGAAGCGCCCGACGGGACGCGGTCCGCCAGATGTTCCGGTTCCTGATGGAGGAGGAGGAACGCCACCGCGAGGCGATCGTGAACCAGATGCAGCGGCTGGCCGAGGGAAAGGCCATGAAATTCGAGCGGGGCGCGTCCGCGAAGAAGGCGCTCGCGAAGTTCAAGAGCCCCCTGTTCACCGACGACCTCGTGAAGGAGGGCCGGCAGGTGGAGGGTGAGGTGGCGGCGCTCTCCATCGGGATGACGCTGGAGAAACGGGCGATCGCCCAGTTCACCGCCCTGCGCAAAACGGCGGCCGGCGACGCCCGGGCGGAAAAGGTCTTCTCCGACCTCGTCGCCTGGGAGCAGGACCACCTGGACGTCCTGACGCGGCAATACGACCAGATGCGGGAGATGTACTGGGAAGAGGCGCGCTTCTGGCCGTTCTAG
- a CDS encoding MerR family transcriptional regulator produces MKLKTSEDHQQIGELSRSLGVTTRTLRLYEQMGLIDPPQRTEGGIRFYTKDDIRRIKFVLKVKELGLSLQQMQELAEIYHETKMPDKIMPRLIELLDSHTDAIHRRIGKLSSLARDISEYRKRIVDFYGIPG; encoded by the coding sequence ATGAAGCTGAAAACCAGCGAAGACCACCAGCAGATCGGGGAGCTTTCCCGTTCGCTCGGGGTGACGACCCGGACGCTGCGGCTTTACGAGCAGATGGGGCTGATCGACCCGCCGCAGCGGACCGAGGGGGGGATCCGGTTCTACACGAAGGACGACATCCGCCGGATCAAATTCGTCCTGAAGGTGAAGGAGTTGGGATTGTCGCTCCAGCAGATGCAGGAGCTGGCGGAAATCTACCACGAGACGAAGATGCCGGACAAGATCATGCCGCGGCTGATCGAACTGCTCGACTCCCACACGGACGCGATCCACCGGAGGATCGGAAAGCTGTCGTCCCTGGCGCGGGACATCTCGGAGTACCGGAAGCGGATCGTCGATTTCTACGGCATCCCGGGGTAG